The following are encoded in a window of Cydia strobilella chromosome 1, ilCydStro3.1, whole genome shotgun sequence genomic DNA:
- the LOC134752560 gene encoding retinol dehydrogenase 11-like, with amino-acid sequence MILYIAGVLVTYLTYKVYNKMTSGKCTCKTKLNNKVVIVTGANTGIGFETAKDLARREAKVILACRDQVKGIRARDDIIKATGNHNVVYKQLDLASFKSVRTFASQILETETHVHILIHNAGTGKLDNSLTEDDLPVEMQINHFGPFLLTKLLVPMIKTSSPSRIINVSSLLHRYGTIDLDNIHKPAKSWLQHSRVYSNSKLANVLFTKRLSRDLLGTGVTVNCLHPGAVSTDIFRHQPALSRFLISLVFKTPEEGAQTTIHLAVSPGLCDVTGKYFSDCVETASSCRSEDNELSDKLWELSDKMTKEK; translated from the coding sequence ATGATTTTATATATAGCGGGCGTCCTCGTGACGTATTTAACATACAAAGTTTACAATAAAATGACATCTGGAAAATGTACATGTAAAACAAAGCTTAATAACAAAGTGGTCATCGTGACTGGCGCAAATACAGGAATAGGATTCGAAACAGCAAAAGACCTCGCCCGGCGCGAAGCTAAGGTCATACTCGCTTGCAGAGACCAAGTAAAGGGCATCAGAGCGAGAGATGATATTATAAAGGCCACCGGAAATCACAATGTTGTTTACAAACAACTGGACCTAGCGTCATTCAAGTCTGTACGGACTTTTGCTTCACAAATTCTCGAGACAGAGACCCATGTCCATATCCTTATACACAACGCCGGCACTGGGAAACTAGATAATTCACTAACCGAAGATGACCTTCCTGTAGAAATGCAAATCAACCATTTCGGTCCCTTCCTTCTAACGAAATTGCTTGTACCGATGATCAAAACGTCGTCTCCAAGTAGGATAATCAACGTGTCCTCCCTGCTGCATCGATATGGCACGATAGACTTGGATAATATCCACAAACCGGCCAAAAGCTGGCTGCAGCATTCCCGAGTGTACTCCAACTCTAAGCTGGCCAACGTGCTGTTTACGAAGAGGCTGAGCCGCGACCTGCTGGGCACGGGGGTGACCGTCAACTGCCTGCACCCAGGCGCCGTCAGCACGGATATATTTCGCCACCAGCCGGCACTTTCCAGATTTCTAATTAGTCTCGTTTTCAAAACACCTGAGGAGGGAGCTCAAACCACAATCCACCTGGCCGTATCGCCGGGACTGTGTGATGTTACGGGGAAATACTTTTCAGATTGCGTTGAAACGGCATCTTCCTGTCGCTCCGAAGATAATGAACTCTCGGACAAGCTGTGGGAGCTTTCAGACAAAATGACCAAGGAAAAATAA
- the LOC134748217 gene encoding uncharacterized protein LOC134748217, which yields MECKASESKKLFQVFDATKRKRGKKKREEESRSLARSASDCSTSQGQLRVVSAKASLQETVPSKTDAFPSHDERTADSSPSLRSQISPRRHRRPTRRDSMSLALKAGLVSTPRSGSPQRDGDGTFESMPHDQGSFIYAFLEEAIKRDKKKQRHARRHEDREHGGRVRPPSPSEREPRQHRDRDQRERREHRERDHRHHRRRDESPKELDKPQKIENPAPAIDQNALIETFAKLCATLSTKTEKSPNKNIQRSLSHKSLQCEGVSGQTCNDVDHHPVKLTSHENSQGNIPLSLARSQEDNSGRIRSRDNVATSHSQLAQARGRSSYCVPYDKENTIGEQQRQREQYTSKLDISGSKMHTLADDRRREYTPRPAPTRSVLNQSYRGYREHHPNRDPLRECDYRRDDREYDRDIELNRDYDRVIEPNRERPYEDEKKRLYNQTSRSYDVHRDSYTEDDRQHRTTRSDNHRDRCYDERRYDDRYRKRCEEMEKRDKYYEDKPIVTRDRNYHMYKESRDRRIKKNLERFERASVVSRDEEFKERSSERERDSGLSVADGESTASARSNYLRLVKQEIMEQREAMDKMMNLWKELMRCFKGYSQTSGEKTVTESAANNARDSAAAQLRLWRECMRRYETVARDVGDTDARLIQTTEEINKQRSEMAEMATMWQECLQRYREMSNDFNSFKQKLVPPPASGPAMVPPVCAEGEGAAPSASFCQPTYPPPIICLSKGLNFPTKQMPAHGYVAGSPVRARASAPAPPPWWWNEPGHARAPPARRSSPESRGSCDRDRHRDRDRERRRHKERERDDAKYKDKSKPSAARSEHRRRKR from the exons ATGGAGTGTAAGGCAAGTGAAAGTAAGAAATTGTTTCAAGTGTTCGATGCAACAAAACGTAAGCGTGGAAAAAAGAAAAGGGAAGAAGAGAGCAGATCCTTAGCGCGTTCCGCTAGTGACTGTTCTACAAGC CAGGGTCAACTTCGTGTGGTGTCAGCTAAAGCCAGTCTACAAGAAACTGTTCCTTCGAAAACTGATGCTTTTCCGAGTCACGATGAGAG GACCGCCGACAGTAGCCCGTCACTCCGGTCTCAGATTTCGCCGCGTCGCCACCGACGTCCCAC CAGAAGAGATAGTATGTCACTGGCTTTGAAGGCGGGTCTTGTATCCACGCCCCGTTCGGGCTCGCCACAACGA GACGGCGACGGTACTTTCGAGTCGATGCCGCATGATCAGGGCTCCTTCATCTACGCTTTCCTAGAAGAAGCTATCAAAAGGGATAAGAAGAA GCAACGTCATGCTCGTCGCCATGAAGACCGCGAACACGGGGGTCGCGTGCGACCGCCGTCCCCGAGTGAGCGGGAACCCCGCCAACACCGGGACCGTGACCAACGGGAACGACGGGAGCATCGGGAGCGGGACCATCGCCACCACCGGCGCCGCGACGAGTCGCCTAAGGAACTTGACAA ACCTCAAAAAATCGAGAATCCAGCACCAGCTATTGATCAAAATGCTTTGATTGAAACTTTCGCTAAATTATGCGCTACGCTAAGCACGAAGACTGAAAAATCTCCTAACAAAAATATC CAACGTTCGCTGAGCCACAAGTCACTGCAATGTGAAGGCGTATCGGGACAAACCTGTAACGATGTCGACCACCACCCCGTCAAATTGACTAGTCATGAAAATTCGCAAGGCAATATACCCTTGTCATTAGCCCGAAGCCAGGAGGACAATAGCGGACGAATTCGTAGTCGAGATAACGTTGCCACGTCTCACTCGCAGCTAGCACAAGCGAGGGGCAGAAGTTCCTACTGCGTCCCCTATGACAAAGAAAACACTATAGGAGAACAGCAACGGCAAAGAGAACAGTACACCAGCAAACTTGATATCAGCGGATCAAAGATGCACACCTTGGCAGACGATAGACGACGTGAATATACTCCCAGACCTGCTCCCACCAGAAGCGTGCTCAACCAATCTTACAGGGGTTACAGGGAACACCACCCCAACCGGGATCCCCTTAGAGAATGTGACTATCGTAGAGATGATAGAGAATATGATCGCGATATAGAACTCAATAGAGACTATGATCGAGTTATTGAACCTAATAGAGAAAGACCTTATGAAGATGAAAAGAAAAGACTCTACAACCAAACCAGCAGGAGCTATGATGTCCACCGGGACTCTTACACGGAGGACGACAGACAACACAGAACTACAAGGAGTGACAATCATAGAGATAGGTGCTATGACGAAAGACGATATGACGACAGATACCGAAAGAGGTGCGAAGAAATGGAAAAACGGGATAAGTATTATGAAGACAAGCCGATTGTTACTCGCGATCGCAACTACCACATGTATAAAGAAAGCAGAGATCGCCGAATTAAGAAAAACTTGGAGAGATTTGAAAGAGCTTCTGTAGTATCGAGGGACGAGGAATTTAAAGAGAGGTCTTCTGAAAGAGAAAGGGATTCTGGCCTTAGTGTTGCTGATGGTGAGAGTACCGCTAGTGCCCGAAGCAACTACTTAAGATTAGTAAAG CAAGAAATTATGGAGCAAAGGGAAGCCATGGACAAGATGATGAACTTATGGAAGGAGTTGATGCGATGCTTTAAGGGCTATTCACAAACATCGGGGGAGAAAACTGTAACT GAATCGGCGGCGAACAATGCCCGCGATTCTGCCGCCGCCCAACTCCGGTTGTGGCGCGAGTGCATGCGCCGCTACGAGACAGTGGCGCGGGACGTCGGCGACACTGACGCCAGGCTCATACAGACTACG GAGGAGATCAACAAACAACGGTCGGAGATGGCAGAGATGGCCACCATGTGGCAGGAGTGCTTGCAGCGTTACCGCGAGATGAGCAATGACTTCAACAGCTTCAAGCAGAAG CTGGTGCCGCCGCCAGCTTCAGGACCCGCGATGGTGCCTCCGGTGTGCGCAGAGGGCGAGGGCGCCGCGCCTTCCGCCTCCTTCTGCCAGCCCACATACCCGCCGCCG ATCATCTGCCTTAGCAAAGGTTTAAATTTCCCAACAAAACAGATGCCGGCACATGGTTACGTGGCTGGCTCGCCGGTACGAGCGCGCGCATCAGCGCCCGCGCCTCCCCCGTGGTGGTGGAACGAACCGGGCCATGCGCGAGCGCCGCCCGCGCGTCGCTCGTCGCCCGAGTCGCGCGGCTCGTGCGACCGCGACCGGCACCGGGACCGGGACCGCGAGCGCCGTCGACacaaggagcgcgagcgag acgATGCGAAATACAAGGATAAGTCTAAACCTAGTGCAGCTCGCTCCGAACATAGACGCAGAAAAAGATAA